aaacatacagtatacagctaTACATGCAGTATACAGCTATACATACAGCTAAACATTCAGTATACAGCTATACATGCAGTATACAGCAATACATGCAGCTGGACATACAgctaaacatacagtatacagctaTACATTCAGTATACATACAgctaaacatacagtatacagctaTACATTCAGTATACAGCTATACATTCAGTATACATACAgctaaacatacagtatacagctaTACATTCAGTATACATACAgctaacatacagtatacagctaTACATGCAGCTATACATAcagctatacatacagtatacagctaCACATACAGCTATACAGCTATACATACAGTTATACAACAGTATCAGCTACACATATAGTATACAGCTATCATACAGTATAcagctatacatacagtatacagctaTACATACAGCTATACATATCagctacacacatacagtatacagctaCACATATAGTATAcagctatacatacagtatacagtatactacagtaaaataacattacagttatacagctatacatacagtaatacaatacagctatacatacagtaatacatacagtataccagCTATACATACAGCTATACTACATACAGTCATACAGCTATACATATACAGctatacaatacagtatacataGTCAGCTATACATGACAGTACAGctatacatacagtactatacatacagtatacatacagatAAGTATAATCAGCTAcagctatacatacagtatacagctaTACATAcagctatacatacagtatacatacagtatacagctatacatacagtatacagctatacatacagtatacaactatacatacagtatacatacagctatacatacagtatacagctaTACATACAGctatatgacatttacataagtattctgaccctttactcagtactttgttgaagcacctttggcagcaattacagttagagtcttattgggtatgacactacaagcttgacacacctgtatttggggagtttctcccattcttctctgcagatcctcttaagttCTGTcgtgttggatggggagcgttgctgctcagctattttgaggtctctccagagatgttcgatcgggttcaagtccgggctctggctgggccactcaaggacattcagtgacttctcccaaagccactcctgcggtgtcttggctgtgtgcttagggttgttttcctgttggaaggtgaaccttcgcccaagtctgaggtcctgagcgctctggagcaggttttcatcaaggatctttatgtactttgctccgttcatcttaccctcgatcctgactggtctcccagttcctgtcgctgaaaaacatccccacagcatgatgctgccaccaccatgcttcaccaaagggatggtgccaggtttcctccagacgtgacgcttggcattcaggccaaagagttcaatcgtagtttcatcagacctgagaatcttgtttctcatggtcagagtcctttaggtgcctttcggcaaactccaagcggcatgtcatgtgccttttactgaggagtggcttccgtctggccactctaccatagaggcctgattgcttgagtgctgcagagatggttgtccttctggaagtttctcccatctccacagaggaactctggagcactatCAGAGttaccatagggttcttggtctgaccaaggcccttttcccccgattgctcagtttggccgggcggccagctctaggaagagtcttggtggttccaaacttcttccatttaagaatgatgaaggccactgtgttcttggtacccttccccagatctgtgcctcgacacaatcctgtctcYGAGCTCTAcggactattttttttttttaatccattgtagaataacgctgtaacataacaaaatgtggaaaaagtcaaggggtctgaatactttcactgTACATACTGTCAGGTTTGGGTAGGttacattcaaaatgtattatgtTACAGTTACTAATTACCTGTCCAAAAATGTTAtcagtaacttttggattacccaaactcagcaatgtaatctgattactttccatTATGGTCATCGGtcggtgtgtcatcatagtgatctctgattggtggtcatcagttggtgtgtcatcatagtgatcTCTGATTGATGGTCATCagttggtgtgtcatcatagtgggctctgattggtggtcatcagttggtgtgtcatcatagtggtctctgattggtggtcagacttgctcaggcggaacaaacttaaacttgtgcctttttttAATGCTTAATTAAATGTCCTTGAGAAAACAGTCAAAATGGAGAAAAACATTCGTAAACGtcttttctgaatttaaaagtaatccaagaagtaaagTGAaattattagaatttttgcaaccaggaaatggcagagtgatttctgcatagtgcatctttaaaacgTGACTTAACTCAACTTAACTTACTTAACTTAACTCAACTTAGGTAACTTAAGACAAAGGGAAAATCCACTCCAAAACACGTATttcttcattagtccactgttgatatagtcccaaaatgttctGCATGGCAGCAGTCCAAGTTTgaaagatattggactttcaagaagcaacgTGTCACCGGCCTCACCACCAGCATGATGATGTATAATGCAATAACTTAATTTAACCGTCTTTATTGTGACAGATCAAATGTATCAACATTTACAGCTACTGTCTGTTGCTGTGTCTATCTTCAGACCATATCTTCAGACCATATCCTGTGTCTATCTTCAGACCATATCCTGTGTCTATCTTCAGACCATATCCTGTGTCTATCttcagaagaggggaggaggcagaaaggggaggggaggaggaggaggaggagaggagatggaggagagtaaggaaagagggaggagagatggagaggagaagggagaggaggaggaggagaaggaggaggatggatgagaagggaagaaaggaggaagtgggagagagaggagggagaggagggagaagaggaggagaggaggatgaatgaaggaaggaggatgagagggagaaggaggaagttggaaggaagggagagaaattAACCTTCCCCCTGTGAACTTTAAGTTAGAGATTTGAAGTTCAACAACCCTCAACTCAACTCAAACTTCTCCTATCTTTCACATTGTAATGATTTACCAGATTCAAGTTCAGTACTGTATTTTCTCTACTGACATTAGTAATGTAAACCAGTCcagtctgttctgtcttctctatCTCAACATTGTAATTACCAAAGTCAGTCAGTCTGGTCTTATCTATCTCACTTTTAATGTACAGGTCATCAGGTCTGTTCTTCTACTATCTTCACATGTAATTctccagtcagtctgtctgtttctctatctCACATTGAATGTTACCCAGGTCAGTCAGTCTGTTCTTCTCTATCTTCATTGTATGTACCCAGTCGTCAGCTGTCTTCTCGTATCTCACATAGTTAATGTAACCAGTTCAGTCcagtcctgtctgtctttctctatctcacattgttaatgttaccagtcagtctgtctgtctttctatctTCAACTGTAATGATACCAGTTCAGTTGTCTGATGCTTCTCTAGTCTCACTATTGTAATGTCCAAGTCAGtccagtctgtctctctatctcacaTTGTAATGTAccaagtcagtcagtctgtccttCCTCTATTCACATTGTACATGTCCCCAGTCAGATCTGTCTGTGCTCTTCCTCCATTCTCACATAGTAATTGTACAGTCAAGTCAGCTGATCTTCTCTCTATCTCAACCATTGTAAtgtaccagtcagtcagtctgtcatctCTACTACTCAACGATGTAATGTCCCAGTCCGTTCTGTTCTGTGTCTTCTCCACTCACCATAGATGACCGTCACCGTCCAGTCGGTCTTCTTCATATGCTCACATTGTTTAATGTAGCCAGATCAGTCTGTCTTCTCTATCTACACATTTAATGTACCTACCAGGTCAGTCAGTACTGTTCTGTGCATTGCTCTTGATTCATCACTTGTAATGTTACCAAGTCAGGTCAGCTCTGTTACTTCTCTATCTCACATAGTAAATGTGACCAGTCAAGTCAGTCTGTGACTTTCTCTATCTCCCACATTGTAACtgatccagtcagtcagtctgttctgtcttctctatCTCACATAGTCTTGCCATGTTTGTCCAAGATCCCTATACAGTGGCCAATTCACCCTGAAATATTGCATAAACGTCATCTAGTGCCATCCATTTTAAAGCGGGATTGAGGGGCGTAACATCTCCTACTGCTTTTGTCCTCATCTGACTTTAACACTTTTTCTTAAGTAGCATCTTTATTAACGCTGTTAGTGCTGTAACTCCTACAGTAACAACATTGTGTACTGAAGTAAACCACCTACCTCTGTTACTATGTACTTACAAAGCGTATCTACAACAAGTTGACCTGCATGATTTGCAGACCAACCCCGTAACCTACCCAAGTACACATTCCCACAAACCACAGGGTAACCGTGGTAGCATAGGTTACTGGCAGGCGTCCGTTTACCACTGCATCAAATTTTCCCAAGCAATCGGCCTTACCGTTCTTGAAGTAAGTTAGCGTGTACACACTCCCTCCTCGATAGCGCTCTGCGCCAAGAAAGACCCATGTCGCATCGTTGTGGGCGTTCCATCTCTGGACACTTCTGGCAAGTTACTCATCCGATGCTCCAAATGTACTGCTCGGCCTTGAAGTTCGGGGTGGTCGAAGCAACACCCGAACCCGGCGCCCCCGAACTCTCCCAACGCGGACATGGACTTGACGCCAGGTTTCCATGAACCAGACGGTCCTGAGAAAAGTACTATGCCAGAATCACCGACAAGATCTCCACCGCTTCTGCCCGTGGCATTTCCCCTCgtagaaaagaaaaacagatctgggaagaACACAGGGACACAGCGACCAGACAagaggacagacacagaggacAGAACACAGAGAAGAACGGACACAGAGGACAGCACAGAGGGACAGACCAAAGAGGACAGAACAACAGAcgaccacatgagggacagacacagaggacagacacagagggaCAAACAGAGGACAGGACACAGGAGGACAGAACACAGAGGACAGAACAACAGAAGGACAGGAcacagaggacagacacagaggcacagacacagaggcagacacACAGGGAAGACAGCCAGGGACAGACACAGAGGACAGCCACAGAGGACAGAACACAGAGGGCGGACagaacacagagaaagacacagagaggcaGACCACAGCAGGACAGGACACACAGCaacggacagacacacagggacaACACAGAGGAACAAAACACAGAGGCACGCAAGAACACAGAGGACACCGACCCGTAGGACAGACACACGAGTAAGAcacagaggacagacacagaggacagacacagaggacAGACACCAGAGGACAACACAGACAACCGAGGACACGACACAAgaggaaacaggaaacacagaGGACAGAAACAAGAGGACACACAGAAGGCCGAACCACAAGGAcagaacacaaagaaagtacagacacagagacagacacagaggggaCAGACACAGAGGACAGAAAACACAGAGCGCACGAgaacacagagacaaaacaacagagacaaacacagaggaACACCGAACACCAGAGGGACCACAAACCAGAGGATAGAAACACAAAAGAGGACAAGAACACAGAGGAACAGGcacagaggacagacacagaggacAGAACACAGAGGCCGGTAGGTGAGCGTAGAAAATAGGTCTGACCTACAGGATGATGGTCTGTAAGATAGACACAGAGATATTGGTCTTGGACGAATAGAAGAACACCCGAGATCATGGTTCTGAAGATTAGACACAGGATATGAGTCTGAAGAATAGACCACAGCGCAGAATATAGGTCCTCGAAAGCTAGAAAGGATTATGTCATAGTCAGATATAGACACAGGATATGCGTCGGTAGATAGACAACAGGATATGGTCTGAAGCATAGACCACAGGATATGTTTCTGAAGATAGACACAGGATATTGGTCTGAAATAGGACCACAGAATGATGGTCTACCCGATATGGTCTGAAGAATATGGTCTTGAAGATAGGACACAGGCCTATAGTCTGAAATGATGACACAGGATCATAGGTCTGTAGATAGACACAAGGATTATGCGTCTGAAGATATGCGTCTGGCAGATATGGTTGAGATAAGACACGGATATAAGGTCTGAGATAGGACACAGGATAGGGTCTGAGATAAGCACAGGATATGGTCTGAAGAAGTATTGACACAGGACTATGGTCTGACAGATTAGACACGGAATATGGTCCCTGTAGACCTAGACACAGGATCATAAGGTCTGTCCGCTAGACACAGGATCTATGGTCTGAAGATTAGGACACAGGATATGGGTCTGAAGATAGGGACACAGAAGCGACATGGTCTGAAGTAGACACAGAAGATACTGGTCTGAAGATTATTGGTCTGAAGATTATCAGGTCTGAAAGATAGACGAGGATATGGCTGAAGATAGCCAAAGGATAGTGGGTCTGAAGATAGAACACAGATATGGTCTGCAAGATATGGTCTTGAAGAANNNNNNNNNNNNNNNNNNNNNNNNNtcctcctcctcttcctcctactcctcctctcctcttccagcaTGGAGAACACTACAGGATGGAGTTGTTTGAGGGAGCTGACTTTGCTGACCAGTGTGTTGAGGTGTGTGATGACGTGCCCTTCCTGCAGGGACGCGGTCTGACCAAGAACTGCATCAACTCTCTGAAGGTCTACGGAGACGGAGCGTACGTATCTACTGAATCAACTGCTGCTGACAATTCAATTCCattccattcaattcaattcaattcaattcaattcaactccATTCAATTCATTTCATCAATGCATCTCTAGAGCTCCTGGGATTTGTTGCTAGCTGTTTATAAGCACattaataaacattttataaGCATACAGTAAATTAGCTACAGTAAACACTTTATACAGTAAATTAGCAACGGTAAACACTTTATACAGTAAATTAGCTACGGTAAACCCTTAACAGTAAATTAGCTACGGTAACACCTTTATACAGTAAATTAGCTACAGTTAACACTTATACAGTAAATTAGCTACGGTAAACACTTTTTATACAGTAAATTAGCTACGTAAACACTTTATACAGTAAATTAGCTACAGTAAACACTTTATACAGTAAATTAGCAACGGTAAACACTTTATACAGTAAATTAGCTACGGTAAACACTTTATACAGTAAATTAGCTTACGGTAAAACTTTATACAGTAATTAGCTACAGTAAACACTTTATACAGTAATTAGCTACGGTAAAACACTTTATACAGTAATTAGCAAACGGGAAAACACTTTTATACAGTAATTAGCTACAGTAAACACTTTATACAGTAAATTGCAACGGTAAACACTTTATACAGCAAATTAGCTACGGTAAACCACTTTATACAGTAAAATTCAGCTACAGTAAACACTTTAATAACAGTAAAATTAGAACACGGTAAACACTTTATACAGTAATATTAGCTACGTAACACTTTATCACAGTAAAATTAGCTACAAGTAAAAACACTTTATACAGTAAATTAGCTACGGTAAACACTTTATACATAAATTAGCTAGGTAAACACTTTATACAGTTAAATTAGCTACGGTAAACACTTTAATACAGTATAATTAGCTACGTAAACACTTTTATACAGTAAAATTACGCTACGGTAAACACTTTATACAGTAAATATAGCTTACTGGTACACTTTATACATGTAATTAGCTACGGTAAACACTTTATACAGTAAATTAGCTACGGTAAAACACTTTATACAATTAATTAGTACAGTAAACACTTTATACAGTTAATTAGCTACAGTAAAACACTTTATACGTAATTTAGGCTAACGGTAAACACTTTATACAATAAATTAGCTACAGTAAACACTTTATACAGTAAATTAGCTACGGTAAACACTTTATACAATTAATTACCTACGGTAAACACTTTATACAGTAAATTAGTTACGGTAAACACTTTATACAATTAATTAGCTACAGTAAACACTGTATACAGTTAATTAGCTACGGTAAACACTTCATACAGTAATCCCTAACATACAGTGTGACTAGAAATTGTAAAgacttatatactgtatattctcttctctcctccctctcatcttctccatccttttttcattctctcctcaccaccccctcctcctcctctctccccctcctcctcccccctcctcctcccctctccccctcttcttcctctccctccatagcTGGGTGCTTTATGAGGAACCTAACTTCCGTGGCCGTATGTATATCGTGGAGAGAGGAGACTACTGTAGTCACGTGGAGTGGCAGGCCCAGAACCCCAACATCCAGTCCATCCGCAGGGTTGTCAACTACTTTTAAACTacgacccctgacctctgaccttagtCCGAGGGGTCAAACCTGGGATGTCAACCAGTAAGGGGCACAACTTTACGGAAAATGTTCAGATGACATAGTCAGTTCTATTCATGACATTTGTATCTGTAACATTCTGAACGTGTCACCTCACTGAATGTGAATACATCCCTGGTtagaaaatacatacatacatacatacatacatacatacatacatacatacatacatacatacatacatacatacatacatacatacatacatacatacatacatacatacatacatacatacatacatacatacatacatacatacatacatacatacatacatacatacatacatacatacatacatacatacatacatacatacatacatacatacatacatacatacatacatacatacatacatacatacatacatacatacatacatacatacatacatacatggatTACAAGACGGAGCTTGGCGAGGTATAGTCAACAACGTTTACATCACAGGGCACGGAACTGTTTATTTTAATCTTCTAATCGAgttgtaaaataataaaaagacaGAACCAAAAAGTATTTTAATCACATTCttgtgttaatttctctacagaAACCACTATCACCATCTTCAGTGTTATTTCCATTTGTTGTATGACGATACAAAGAtccttattttctattttctactatctattatctattatatattatctattatctattatAAATTATCTATTTTCTACTATCTATTATATATGATCTATTATATATTATCTATTATATATTATCTATTATATATCTTTATATTTATTCAACACACTCCATTCTTACTGGGCCATTTTCCCAGACAAAGATGCCGTCTAGTCGTGGACTAAAACACACTTCTATGGTGTTAAAAAGTCCTGGACTAGACTCAGTCTAATCTGTGTTCGGGAAACTGGCCCTGATCCTTTGCTGATCGTGGATCTACAGAAAACATGTAACACGGACAAGATTACAATATGACATGTTAGTACACCATACTAGATCTACCTATCGTATATCTACCATTCTAGATCTACTATCATATATCTACCACTACATATTAACCTATCATATATCTACCATTCTATATACTACCTATATAGCACCACCATACTAGATCTACCTATCATATATCACCTATCATTAGCACCACCATACTAGATCTACCTATCATATATCTACCATACTAGATCTACCTATCATATATCTACCATACTAGATCTACCTATCAATATAATCTACCATACTATATCTACCTATCATATATCTACCATACTAGATATCTACCTATTCTATATCTACCATACAATATCTACCTTTCATATATCTACCATACTAGATCTACCTATCATATACagcggggagaacaagtattgacacactgccgattttgcaggttttcctactacaaagcatgtagaggtctgtaatttttatcataggtacacttcaactgtaggagacgagaatctaaaacaaaaatccagaaaatcacattgtatatttttaagtaattaatttcattttattgcatgacataagtatttgatacatcagaaaagcagaacttaattttggtacagaaacctttgtttgcaattacagagatcatacgtttcctgtagttcttgaccaggtttgcacacactgcagcagggattttggcccactcctccatacagaccttctccagatccttcaggtttcggggctgtcgcttgGCAATACAAATACATGTAGGATGCAGCTATGGTTGTACTAGTATACTCATGTCTTACTTTTGTTCTCCAGATCTGGAATACCTCCACCATAAAATTCCGACCGCATTACTTCGAGTCATCGtcaagccaagtcaacaaacagattaccgaccatttcgaacccaccataccttctccgctatgcaatctggtttcagagctggtcatggtgcacctcagccacgccaaagtcctaaacgatatcataaccgccatcgataagaaacaatactgtgcagccgtattcattgacctggccaaggctttcgactctgtcaatcaccacatcctatTCGGCAGaccgatagccttggtttctcaatgattGCCTGCCTGGTCCTGTCACATTGCTGACAACTGCGTATCTGTGGGAATGCCTACTTGATTGACCTCGTCCTTGTTacaaccaactacttctctgatagagttcagttaGCTGTGTCACAAATCGGAAGGGCCTGTGTCCGGCCTCTGGCAgatctctatggggtgccacagggttcaattcttggaccgactctcttctctgtataacatcaatgatgtcgctcttgctgctggtgagtctctgatccacctctacgcagacgacaccattctgtatacttctggcccttctttggacactgtttaaaaacaaccctccagacgagcttcaatgccatacaactctccttccgtggctccaattgctctaaatacaaagtgtaaactaaatgcatgctcttcaacccgatcgctgcctgcacctgcccgcccgtcctacatcactactctggacggttctgacttatgtggacaactacaaatacctagttgtctggttagactgtaaactctacttccagactcacatcaaacaatctccaatccaaaattaaatctagaattgccttcctatttcgcaacaaagcatccttcactcatgctgccaaacatacactcgtaaaactgaccatcctaccgatcctcgacttcggcgatgtcatttacaaaaagccTCAATACCCTACTCACATAAATTGGATGCAcatctatcacaatgccatccgtttgtcaccaaagccccattatactacccaccactgcgacctgtacgctctcgttggctggcccttgcttcatactcgtcgccaaacccactgctccaggtcatctacaagaccctgctaggtaaagtccccccttatctcagctcgctggtcaccatagcagcacccacctgtagcacgcgctccagcaggtatatctctctggtcaccccaaaaccaatctttcctttggccgcctctccttccagttctctgctgccaatgactggaatgaactacaaaaatctctgaaactggaaacacttatctccctcactagctttaagcaccagctgtcagagcagctcacagattactgcacctgtacatagcttatctataatttagcccaaacaactacctctcccccttactgtacgtatttatttatttatttttgttcctttgcaccccattatctctactttgcacattcttccactgccaaATCTACCATTTCcatgttttaattgctatattgtatttacctcgccaccatggccttttttgcctttacctcccttatctcacctcatttgctcacattgtatatagacttatttttctactgtattattgactgtatgtttgttttactccatgtgtaactctgtgttgttgtatgtgtcgaactgctttgctttctcttggccaagtcgcaattgtaaatgagaacttgtttctcaacttgcctatctggttaaacaaaggtgaaataaaattaaataaataaaaaaagccgacactctcaaggaactacaccgGACTTTGTGCAAATTGGAAATCGCATATTCTAAGGCCGtttttattgtagctgggactTTAATAAAGGACCGCAGAGGAGGTGCCACATTTTACCCGATAGTACCTAGCAAAGGTGCAAGAGGAAGCCCAGCTGGCCGCAGCACAGATCTCAGCGAGGGGGCAGTCCTCTCAGTAGAGCCCAGGACGCAGCCACATCTCAGTGGGGGGCAGTCCTCTCAGTAGAGCCCAGGACGCAGCCACATCTCAGTGGGGGGCAGTCCTCTCAGTA
The Salvelinus sp. IW2-2015 unplaced genomic scaffold, ASM291031v2 Un_scaffold3191, whole genome shotgun sequence genome window above contains:
- the LOC139025737 gene encoding octapeptide-repeat protein T2-like, with the translated sequence MYCSALKFGVVEATPEPGAPELSQRGHGLDARKEKQIWEEHRDTATRQEDRHRGQNTEKNGHRGQHRGTDQRGQNNRRPHEGQTQRTDTEGQTEDRTQEDRTQRTEQQKDRTQRTDTEAQTQRQTHREDSQGQTQRTATEDRTQRADRTQRKTQRGRPQQDRTHSNGQTHRDNTEEQNTEARKNTEDTDP
- the LOC112075486 gene encoding gamma-crystallin N-A-like produces the protein MELFEGADFADQCVEVCDDVPFLQGRGLTKNCINSLKVYGDGAWVLYEEPNFRGRMYIVERGDYCSHVEWQAQNPNIQSIRRVVNYF